Proteins encoded in a region of the Enoplosus armatus isolate fEnoArm2 chromosome 16, fEnoArm2.hap1, whole genome shotgun sequence genome:
- the LOC139298511 gene encoding forkhead box protein I1-ema-like has translation MQNRTEKFGAQLPLFVPASSSQQRLFRKSTTYLAKIAVVLQDAPDKMLTFTQLMDRLTPLISEDRKSVENNIRVCLSANKCFVKIPVVPDSLDSKRNYWKLDSSQITAKMVRRHFKGILQLFPELASKVETENTSRPPEHRSALHSPEPAASKAVQIRCEVKFSSPFSIESLLKRDSPSARASRASPLSSVPLRVEQQPRSTHGHTVGTKRSFSWDAEEHLLLQASAGSFPVCSTGGSTHHGLTANGAAKPIKRMHVCTEPSLPVYTRASAAPYFTSPHSSYITYSVPSFTHDALCFWL, from the exons ATGCAGAACAGGACTGAGAAGTTCGGGGCTCAGCTGCCTCTCTTTGTTCCAGCCAGCAGCTCTCAGCAGCGTCTGTTCAGGAAGAGCACCACCTACCTGGCTAAGATCGCTGTCGTCCTCCAAGACGCTCCAGACAAGATGCTCACTTTTACTCAG TtgatggacagactgacacCATTAATATCTGAAGACAGAAAATCTGttgagaacaacatcagagttTGTTTATCAGCcaacaaatgttttgtcaaG ATCCCAGTGGTCCCAGATTCACTGGACAGTAAGAGAAACTACTGGAAACTGGACTCCAGTCAGATCACGGCAAAGATGGTGCGTCGTCACTTCAAAGGAATCCTGCAGCTCTTCCCTGAGTTGGCCTCCAAAGTGGAAACGGAGAACACGAGCAGACCGCCAGAGCACCGCTCAGCTCTCCACTCTCCTGAACCTGCGGCCTCCAAAGCCGTTCAGATCAGATGTGAGGTGAAGTTCAGCAGTCCTTTCTCCATCGAATCCCTCCTGAAGAGAGACAGTCCCTCTGCTCGGGCCTCCAGAGCTTCTCCTCTGTCCAGTGTGCCGCTCAGAGTGGAGCAGCAGCCTCGCTCCACGCACGGACACACAGTTGGGACAAAGAGGAGCTTCAGCTGGGACGCTGAGGAGCATCTCCTCCTTCAAGCTTCAGCTGGAAGTTTCCCTGTCTGCTCAACAGGGGGCAGCACACACCATGGACTCACTGCTAATGGAGCCGCTAAGCCCATCAAGaggatgcatgtgtgcactgaGCCCTCACTCCCTGTCTACACAAGAGCCAGCGCTGCTCCTTATTTCACCAGCCCACACAGCAGTTACATCACTTACTCTGTACCATCATTTACCCATGATGCTCTCTGTTTCTGGCTGTAA
- the LOC139298556 gene encoding forkhead box protein I1-ema has protein sequence MQNRTEKFGAQLPLFVPASSSQQRLFRKSTTYLAKIAVVLQDAPDKMLTFTQLMDRLTPLISEDRKSVENNIRVCLSTNKCFVKIPVVPDSLDSKRNYWKLDSSQITAKMVRRHFKGILQLFPELASKVETENTSRPPEHRSALHSPEPAASKAVQIRCEVKFSSPFSIESLLKRDSPSARASRASPLSSVPLRVEQQPRSTHGHTVGTKRSFSWDAEEHLLLQASAGSFPVCSTGGSTHHGLTANGAAKPIKRMHVCTEPSLPVYTRASAAPYFTSPHSSYITYSVPSFTHDALCFRL, from the exons ATGCAGAACAGGACTGAGAAGTTCGGGGCTCAGCTGCCTCTCTTTGTTCCAGCCAGCAGCTCTCAGCAGCGTCTGTTCAGGAAGAGCACCACCTACCTGGCTAAGATCGCTGTCGTCCTCCAAGACGCTCCAGACAAGATGCTCACTTTTACTCAG TTGATGGACAGACTGACCCCATTAATATCTGAAGACAGAAAATCTGttgagaacaacatcagagttTGTTTATCaaccaacaaatgttttgtcaaG ATCCCAGTGGTCCCAGATTCACTGGACAGTAAGAGAAACTACTGGAAACTGGACTCCAGTCAGATCACGGCAAAGATGGTGCGTCGTCACTTCAAAGGAATCCTGCAGCTCTTCCCTGAGTTGGCCTCCAAAGTGGAAACGGAGAACACGAGCAGACCGCCAGAGCACCGCTCAGCTCTCCACTCTCCTGAACCTGCAGCCTCCAAAGCCGTTCAGATCAGATGTGAGGTGAAGTTCAGCAGTCCTTTCTCCATCGAATCCCTCCTGAAGAGAGACAGTCCCTCTGCTCGGGCCTCCAGAGCTTCTCCTCTGTCCAGTGTGCCGCTCAGAGTGGAGCAGCAGCCTCGCTCCACGCACGGACACACAGTTGGGACAAAGAGGAGCTTCAGCTGGGACGCTGAGGAGCATCTCCTCCTTCAAGCTTCAGCTGGAAGTTTCCCCGTCTGCTCAACAGGGGGCAGCACACACCATGGACTCACTGCTAATGGAGCCGCTAAGCCCATCAAGaggatgcatgtgtgcactgaGCCCTCACTCCCCGTCTACACAAGAGCCAGCGCTGCTCCTTATTTCACCAGCCCACACAGCAGTTACATCACTTACTCTGTACCATCATTTACCCATGATGCTCTCTGTTTTCGTTTGTAG